In Oryzias melastigma strain HK-1 linkage group LG6, ASM292280v2, whole genome shotgun sequence, the DNA window ctctttttttacttttagttacACAACAAACGAAGGAAATGGAATTGTAAAAACAACGTTCGATCATAAAAGGGAGAGGATCTTGTTTTGAAGATGCGCATCCTGTTCGTCAGGATGACGCGCCACAATTTAATAACATAATTTTCGTTTGAATTAAATCTGGGTGTTTGACTGAGTTGGTGGAGATTGGAACAGATTATTTGTTCAAAACGCAAAGGGAAAACGTAAGAAAAAAGGTCAGGAACGCCGTTGCCAGCCTATTCAAGAACGGcgtaaaaatgctttttttacactaaaataaagaGAGAATAGTTGGTGGAAGGGGGTAACTGATACTCCTCGGAATGAACTGAGTAACGCGCCTGTTTTAAATCGGTTTCCCTGTTGAAGTCAGGAAACAACAAAGTTTGAACTTCGTGCGTAAAGACGCGCCGCGGTTCGAGCCTCTCAGCATCCGACTCACCATTCCATCAGAGCAGTTGGAGCGCGGGCTGGACGCGTCCGAGTCCCCGCTGTAGTGCTCCAAGACCGGGTAGAAGCCGTCCTCCTGGCCGGCGCGCAGCAGCGCCTGCAGGGACTCGATGTAGCTGATGGCGTTGCGCAGGATCTCCACTTTGGGCAGCCTCTGGTTGGGGTTGGCCGACGTGCAGCGCTTTAGCGTTTCAAATGCGTCGTTGACCTTGCTGAGGCGCCGGCGCTCGCGCAGCGTCGCCGCCTTGCGTCGGTCTGCGTTGGTGGTTTTCCGTTTGCAGGCTTTGCAGGCCCACAGCAGGCAGCGGCCCGCCTGGTGGTGGCCGCTGGGCGCGCGCACGTGCTCATCGTCCTCAACCTCCGCGCGCTGGTGCAGATGGAGGATGGAGGACGGGGAGGACGAGGAAGAGCAgggggaagaggaggatgaagaggaggagtcaTCCGGCTTCAGCAGGCCCACATGGACCAGCCGCGGGTCCAGGTCCTCGAAGAAGTGCATGTCGCTGGTGTTAAAACAGGGGTCATCGTAAAAGTCATCAGCGGCCGGGATGGGGAAAGGAATATCCGACAACTCCATGACTGAGTCCA includes these proteins:
- the myod1 gene encoding myoblast determination protein 1 homolog, whose translation is MELSDIPFPIPAADDFYDDPCFNTSDMHFFEDLDPRLVHVGLLKPDDSSSSSSSSPCSSSSSPSSILHLHQRAEVEDDEHVRAPSGHHQAGRCLLWACKACKRKTTNADRRKAATLRERRRLSKVNDAFETLKRCTSANPNQRLPKVEILRNAISYIESLQALLRAGQEDGFYPVLEHYSGDSDASSPRSNCSDGMTDFNGPSCQTTRRASYDSSSYFSEAPNGGLKSERSSVVSSLDCLSSIVERISTESSCLPPAADAPASPPAAPLGEAERGTRAAPASSPASSQDPNLIYQDL